The following DNA comes from Diorhabda carinulata isolate Delta chromosome 3, icDioCari1.1, whole genome shotgun sequence.
ttattatttaataaataaagttggaAGGGGAAGGATGTAAACATCGGTATACGTCTTTATTGGACATCGGGGGCTGCATCTAGCCAAGCATATAACATAAAACGCTTTGAAAACTACTGCGATCTAAGGAAAACCACATGCTTCCACAGAGtcttatttcgaaaaatattcatGGATGAATAGCTATGATTTTTTAAGTCTTTTTGATACACCCcgtacatttttcatcaaaatgaGTATGAAATAAtgtgtataaatttttattctgaaTTGAGGATTATTATTTggtcattaaaaaaaatcatccgGATACCGTGGATAAATGTGTACATTTAAAgcaaacagaaatatttatgttcAATTAGAAGtgaatttaatattgttttgtttgttgacaagttttataaatagatattgAGGTTTCTAAATTGTTTCTTAAAACTTACCGGGCTCTCCAGGTCCTCTACAGTACACTCGATTATTATAGGCAATCCTTGTAATTTTCGGTATTAGGTTCGTGAAAGGAaagtaaatattgtaaataacatttttcacataattatttAGTTCAGCAAGTTCTGTTACCAGCTCTAGTCTCAATTTCTAAAATGTCAAACACAATTTAAcagaaattatatcaaaaaatgtttatgaatTACTACTGAATACGCCAAATGTACGAAAATGAAATAATGTAGAATCTAGAATATGCTATGTAATAGGAGAAATTACTAAAATCATGAACTAATAGATAGTTTTGATTTTCTTAATATGTAACGTAAAGTAAGTTTCCACTTTTCAAAAGTTGTGCTAATGCATCGCTCGATAAACCAAgaaatttttgtactttttgttgttttgaatattttctgtatAAATACAATCTTTTGAGACTTGGCATTGAGCTATTCACATTCGTCACTCaatatatatcatataattagtttttagtaaacaagaaacaaaatattttttcacattgcATGAGCACGCACAGTTTACTTTTATAACCCACCTTGAAGGTACTCATCCACTCGAGGTACTTTGGCTTGATGCTTAACAAAGATGAATAGCGAAGCAGACTgatcatttttataaagaatgtgCAATTGAGTTGTATGTGATTACATACTTATTAATACTAATTTcctaatattataattttgatcGGAGATTAATTTCGAGTATTGAACTAAGACTTTAGAGTAATATTTGTCTTTCTACCCCTATGAAAATAGTCAATGTAGATTATACTACATGtacctcaaaatattcattgaaatatgaGATCTGAGCTACTCTGTAAGCTCAATATAGCCCTGCAAAAATTAAACATTGTTTCACAAAAAAGGAATCATAAGGTTTGTTCAATTTTTGCGAGGATACTCAGCTTTTGAGTAAAATTATAGATTATTGTAGCAgcaataaataatagttttcgagtttagcaaagaattaaattttcatgGTGGTTTTGTGCTGCAAAGTTACCACATATGTATAAACTGCACACTTGGTTTTACGGTATTTAGTGGTCATAAAACAAATTAAGAAATCAAATTTATCCGTCaagatttctcaattttttttcttttcttatttcttattctcTCGTCTGGTTTTAGAGTCCATTCATTATTACAACAGAACTTACCAAATGTTCGTATTGTCCTTTGAATGATGCGTTTACACTGAATTCCATATATGTAGCATTATCATAGGGCAAAACGGCTTCTCCGTATATATTTCCTTGTGTATCTTTATAATATTGGAATACGTTGGGACAAGGATTTTGAGGAACCCTTACACATAATACTGTTGATATAAGTACTGTGAATAATGACCATTTATATTCCATCTTGAGGTAATCTGAAAAATTGATTCAAGCTATGATTCTAATTAAGgattttatttgtatagatccaaaacaaaattaatagaatCAAACGCACACTTAAAATTGGATTAAGTTGAGAAAATGTCtttccaattttgtttttgCGAGAGACTAAGTTCCAAAATCATTATATGAGCCAGTTTTGTTCTTGGCTTCaaaattatggattttttttaacCCAATTCACTTTGctcaattgattttttcattctcttaataaataagatttatCGGGATCATTAGAATAGGTACTTGTTGCTATCAAACAATTAGGAACTTTATTCGAGGCTTTTTACCATGTAAACTCTACCCTTGGTTGTTCTGATACAAAAGAatcattttctcaaatttcaaatGCGATCGGtccattttaaattttcatcaaatcgAAACAATGCTTCAGAGTAATATTCCTCATTTGACCCTGTTGAAGATAATCAATGTAGATTATACTACGTTCATTCCCAAAAAGTTCACAATGACTTTATTGATTGACAAATCCATCTCTTTTGATGCAGACTAACCCTGAGAAATGCACTGTATTGACTGCTATTTAGTATCTAATGGATTCTAATGGATTCATGTTTTCTCTACAGTTAGAAAACTGCGCATAATCTTGTCCATATTGCGATCCGACAATTAAAAAGCAGAAAAAGCCTTGGACCCAATAACATTCTCAATTAACTGCCTAAGCACGGTGGTCAACAACTTACCCAACAACTAACTGAActgattagaaatatttttacataccACAAAAAAATGCAGAATTATAGGCATAAACCTATTGAGTGCAACATTAAAactaacaacaaaaacaataacaaacaaaataaatagtattatatCCCTGTCGGATGAATAGCAAGGATTTAGAACGAGAAGATCATGCACTGATGCAGTGTTTGTTATAAGATAGATTGCAGAGAAGTCGATCGAACAAACCAGCCTACATGTGTTTCATATATCTGAAAAAAGCATTTGACCGGATTCAGTTAGAGGATGTTGTACAATTACCTACGACAGACAAGTACTCCATACCTTATTCAAAATCATAGAGAATCTATACAGCGCGAACAAAATCCAGGCCAAGATCGACGGAGAGCTCACTTAACCAATCTCTGTGGAAAGAGGAATACGACAGTCACTCCTTTTTAACATattatggatgaaataataaagtaagTACGCAGATTGAACGGATGCAAAATGAGTGGTCAAAATATTACAATCCTGTGCTATGCTGACGATGCTGTGCTGTTTGCAGAAATCGAAGACGACCTCCAAAGGGTGCTATATCGCTTTAATTGCTCagcaaaatttctaaatatgatGGTTTCTGCCTCCAAAATAAAAAGCCtgacaatatcaaaaatacctCTTAGATGCAAGCTGGTCGTAGACGACAAAATAATTCAGcaagaaatgaaattcaaatatctgggAATAGAATATCCGGATATGGTGATATTGAGACAGAGGTAAAGCAGCAAACAATAAAAGCAGCAAGAGCAGCCGGATGTCTGATCGAAACTATATGGAAGaacaaatacataagtattgagGCCAAGTCAAGAACCTACAAAACTGTAATCAGACCCATAATGACATACGCAGCAGAAACTCGGCCTGATacagcaaaaacaaaaaggctCCTGAAAACAAGCGAAATGAAAGTCCTACgaaaaattactggaaaaacgCTCCTAGACAGGGAACGTAGCGACGACATAAGGCAAAAATGCAGagtggaaaatattaacgaatgggtATTGAGCAGAAAGCGCGAATGGGACGAACACATAAGTAGAATGAGCGAGGAAAGAATAGTAAAGATAGCACGAGACAACTCACCACTGGGGAGAAGAAGTATGTGAAGGCCACGAAAACAATGGAGTGATAATCTTACCATCAATTGAGGCAATAGGCATGCTGCGAAGAATGATCAGGCAATCTACCTAAAATGGagtaggaagaagaagaagaagaagaagatgaagaagaagaagaagaagaagaagaagaagaagaagatattgcAGTCAAACAACATCAAATACTTCCTGTGgtattgttacaaaaatttccGTCCACGCATTTTCAGCAAATATGACACCCATTTTCGGAAAACATTCCTATATCctagataattgaaaattgaaagcAATGAGCTGCATCAAACTGATGCAGAATTATCTTCAGATATATGATGTTCTGTCTTAGTCTGAGTTATGCAAAAATCCGATGCAAAAATAGTGAGATGATGAAAACGATAacatggttatcgaaacgcgcgtcaaatattgtaatcgtgagtgttggtgtagtggtggtatgaacagtgtattcagtataaatatcgccaacggttccagaaatgtCAACTTATACGAAATtcactttttccattttttcctcAAATCACAAGCATGCAGCAAATTTTGAGTTAATTGACAAAGCCGTGTTACCCTCtttctaaattctaaaaattgcgGAGATACTGACCTGTCTTCGTATATCTTTGAAAATGTAatccaatttatttaattaaatcttAAAAAGTTTTCCTAAGAAATGCAATGGGAAATTCTGATCTTGTAAAATCCACTTTTTCCCATTATTCGGTACTGAAACGGTAAACGATCCGAATATGTTTTAAACAATTTGTATTAAAgttttgaatattcaataagttcttGCATTAACGTTAACTCACTACTTTCATAAACCAGATAACAATGCGTAAAATCGGCAGtagatattaaaatttctagttgcattcatttttttctaaatttatagaatttgaCAATGTTTATACTGAAGTCTCAACCATATTTTCAtgtaatacaaattattattattgctcTTGAagtataatacaaaaataatattgtaaattcGTTATGtgtcttcattattttggaATAACTTCTTCTAACCAAGATAAAAAGTGTATGGTTCATATGTACCATTTCTTTTACCAATATCatgtaatttttcttatttgggGATCACGCTGTCGTTTTCTAAACTGAAGTTTCGCTGTGATGAAATGTGCACTCCATAGAAATACAGTAATTTCAGTCTACTAAGAGctactataaaatatataacagaaaAATTGTATGGTATGCTCTAGGCTTGTGACGGAGTCCTATATGAACTAATGGGAGATGGCTTCGAGGTCTAGTTCTATTGGATGCCCCATCACTGGGGCAACGACGACTCGCTCGCTACCCTGAGATCAGAAAAACCAGTGGGCCCAGAAAACATTCTTGATGTAGTTAAAAGTATCTCTGAGTAGTGTGATAGGAAGATGAGCTCTATGGATATGGATAGAAACACATGGCTTGAGATAAGCTAAGGCTTTACTTCAACAGGCACGAAATTCGACTGGTAACTGTCTTTTAAGCGGACACGGTCGTCATCTAAGATGCCATCTTCATGCTATAGGATCATGGCAGAATGATTAACTATCATACATACTTATTAGTTATGAAAATGATAAGAggtaatagaaaattgaaaaaaagatgTAATTTGGGATAAATCCAATAATTTAATACTAATTCTTTTCGGCGAAATGATTGGACCCGTCGATTAATATTTCCAATCGCGTTTGATGTATAATATATACAAGATGTTGCAATTCAGAGTAATGACGTGATCGTTGAATCTATTGAATAACAATAATGTTAATTTCTGAAAAGCCTCCGCGATCCTCCGATATTTCTAgtgtttaaacttttttttaacacgTTTTTATGAGTCTACCTGAATGTTTGTACGATTATAACTGATTTCTTAGTCTCGTTGTTTTCCTACTTTGAGCGATCAGATTTAATTCAAACTTCGTAAACTTGTCAAGGATTGGCGATAATGCAATAATTCGATCACAATATCTGATTATACTCTTTATATTCGCCAGTATTCATAAATTGCTTTCTGTATCCTCTCCTGCAAATCTCGGTACTAACTCTAAATATATGGACCTCCCTTTGAGGTCGCTAAACAGCCCACTCGAGCCGTTCGGACTTTCTCCTTTTATAGAAAATTCTTTTGCTGTGTCCCCTAAGTCTAGTGAAGTGACCTCAGCTGACCgtttgttttgtttaatttcggatttgaaaatatttgtgagTACTAACACTTTATCAATTAAATACCCGATTCTGCATAGTTGCAGCTTCAGAGTTTACTACACGTGTTTACTAGGGGTCAAATagtcgaaaataataaattaatcgaaaaatatcgattaatcggaaaatataaaaatatcgattaatctaaaaaatagaatattcgGAAATAATCGgtaaatcgaaaataatcgattttggtacagtttaattgaatttaaaagagaGTTTTTAAGTGGCTTTATTGCAAAGTAAAAgactgaaatagttatttatatgcTTAGGTCGCGAAATACCTTTGCCGAGACCGCTTGCGGCCGAGGCAAGATAATCTTGaggtcgttaaaaagtttcgtggctatggcatacacactatttttcatacaatcgttaaaataatcaaataatataataatcaatttaacgattggaaaatttatttcctaaataattatttcaacataattcaatatcagaatcttacttccaaatatcttttttaggttcattatttggtttgtttctATTGGGAATTGAACCATAA
Coding sequences within:
- the LOC130891773 gene encoding uncharacterized protein LOC130891773, with translation MQAGRRRQNNSARNEIQISGNRISGYGDIETEVKQQTIKAARAAGCLIETIWKNKYISIEAKSRTYKTVIRPIMTYAAETRPDTAKTKRLLKTSEMKVLRKITGKTLLDRERSDDIRQKCRVENINEWVLSRKREWDEHISRMSEERIVKIARDNSPLGRRSM